Proteins encoded within one genomic window of Saccharomyces mikatae IFO 1815 strain IFO1815 genome assembly, chromosome: 15:
- the SNC2 gene encoding SNAP receptor SNC2 (similar to Saccharomyces cerevisiae SNC1 (YAL030W) and SNC2 (YOR327C); ancestral locus Anc_7.67), translating to MSSSVPYDPYMPPEESNSSSNPNSQNKTAALRQEIDDTVGIMRDNINKVAERGERLTSIEDKADNLAISAQGFKRGANRVRKQMWWKDLKMRLCLFLVVLILLIVIIVPIVVHFS from the coding sequence ATGTCATCATCAGTGCCTTACGACCCATATATGCCCCCAGAGGAAAGCAACTCGAGTTCAAACCCAAATTCCCAGAACAAGACGGCCGCCTTGAGACAAGAGATCGATGATACAGTGGGAATAATGAGAGATAACATCAATAAGGTTGCTGAGCGTGGTGAAAGGCTGACCTCCATTGAGGACAAAGCTGATAACTTGGCTATTTCCGCACAAGGCTTCAAGAGGGGCGCCAATAGGGTGAGAAAGCAGATGTGGTGGAAAGATCTAAAAATGAGATTGTGTCTGTTTTTGGTTGTTCTTATCTTGCTGATAGTGATTATCGTTCCTATTGTCGTCCATTTCAGTTAG